In Ornithorhynchus anatinus isolate Pmale09 chromosome 5, mOrnAna1.pri.v4, whole genome shotgun sequence, the DNA window TCTCTGGATTTTGTCTAGGGTCTCTGGAATTAGAACAGAGTTTCCCAACTGACTAAGGAACATTTCCAAATTTCTTTCTTGGGTCTCACATGGGTACTGTGATCCAACAGAACCATAAACTTTAAAGAACCTCAGGAGTTCCTAAATTGGAGTGCATTAAATTGAAAATCTCAACTGACACTGGCTCTGATTCATTCATAGGTAACTACTAAAAAATGTTCTTAAGGATGAACTGCATTATTATGGGGTGGGGGAAAATGAATCTACTGGGGGCTTTCTGACCGACTGGACTAAAAGTCCCACTTGAGCCTGCCCTCTGGATAACCTCTCCAACCCCTGTGGAGTTGAGGTTTCTAAGGTCAACCCCGTCTCAGCCCCCAAATGCCAGGGGGTGAACCCGACAGATAAGGAAAATACCCCTTCGCTTTCCTACTCAattggtgagccccctgtgggtcagggaccaggtctgatccaattctcttgtacccatcccagtgctcagtacagtgcttggcacataataactgcatAACAGATGCCACTGTCAGCATCAAGGCAGCTCTTTTCTCTGTCCCGGGGTCaaatcgggaagcagcatggcctagtgggtagagcccggacccgggattCAGGAGGAGCTGagttccaaccctggctctgcaacttggagACCTTGaagaacttgctgtgtgaccttgggcaagtcacttaatttctctgcccctcagttacctcatctatgagccccatgtgggacagggactatgttcaacctgattatcttgtatctaccccagtacttagcacagtgcttgacacataataagtccttaaatgCCACGTTATTATTTTACCATTATTAAATCTGCCGGCCTCAGACCCAAACTCTCCTACTCAGAACATATCTGGGCAGTGATTGAGAAGAGAGGCGTCCTTCTTTCGAGACCCAAAATCAGGATCCCTCAAGATGGGGTCCTTGGGGGAAGAATCGGAGTGTCcatccccccgccagccccagccCAAGGCAGAGCCTCCCCAACAGGCCACCCCCAcccagagctggggagggggcttggcgGTGGCCCCCCCATCCCTCGGGCTCCCAAGCACCTGAGATAAACACCGACCGCAGggggccccaggccggccccacaCCTACCCATTGAAACTgaagaagatggaggagaggccTGTGATCATATTAGCAACGGATAAAGTATTGGCGACATTTTTCCTTGCAAACCTGGTGAACCGGGACTGGTTGTTCCAGAAGAGCTGCTTGATGCATAAACCCAGgtctgagagacagaggcagaagtgAGAGGCAAGGCAACGGTGGGATTGGAGTAGGGGGATGTCTTGAGGGGGCGGTCCACTGGAGTGTGGGCCGCCAGGAGAGCCCGGTAGCTAACCATCGGAGTTACAGTTCTACAGCTGTGATCGAACCCGGGTTTTCCCATTTCCTGGGATGCGGTCCTGAGGATCCACGGGGAGGTCAGGTGAGGCAGGGTAAGGCCGCCATCAAGTCAACCTGTTTGGATTTcgggtttccccccccccccaccgtgggcACCTGCCAACGAGGACGGCAAGGATCAACACTCTGTCCCTCCCGGCTTCCGAGTTTCAGGTCAGGGAGGCTAAGGACTGGCGGCTGAGGAGCGGCGGCCATTTCGGTCTAACGGTTTAGTAATGTGGGACTTGAAATCGCTACTGAGCTGCAGTTTCCTCTGTCGGCCCAACCTCCTCAGAGTAAACTCAGCGGCCTCGCTTCAGCTCCCCTGCCCCGACCCCGACACCTCCCTTCGCAGGGGACCCCTGCTCAACCAGCTCCACTCCCCGGCACGGCTTCCCTACGGCCTCCGGCTCAACCCCTGGATTCCCCAGGGGCCCTTGCCGGACACCCCAGTAGCTgctggaagttggggagagcaacgCCGGGAGCGGGCTTAGAGGTTCTGGAAGGGATTTTACAAAAGGAGCAAAAACCAGCCTCGGATGGTGCCATGTGAATTTCCAACTGGGCATTTGGGAGGCCCAGGTACGACCTGTGGCCATTAACCGCTAAACCCGGGATTGTAAAATACGCAGCCGGCCCTGCCTGCCCCTCCCAAGGGCCTCTCCATTGGTGGCTCCAATCAGGGATAGTGTTGGAGTGGttttcactaaaaaaaaaaacgcttgtgattggagaaaaagaaaataggtATAGATGTACAAGTTCTGGGCTTGGAGTCCAGAGGAGTTGCCACGGCTAAGCACACGGGGTAGTTATACCACGCACGTGTCCCCGCTGGGCTGAAGGAGATGCCAGTCCAACAACCCTGTGGCAACTGCGTAGGAGGAGCGACTGGCCTGGAGTCAGGAAATGACATCACAGCCAGCCCAGTTCCAAGCTTGGACTCTGGGGCATAAGGCCTGTTATCAGTCCAGCCCGGGGCAGACCAGGTCCCAGATTTTCTGGCCACATGAAGAGCTGGCCTTGAACACCCCCCCAAGACATCCCTGCTTCTCCTAGGATGTAAAGAAAAGTTCCCGGGAGCCTTTCCCCTGCAACCCTCTCAATGTGTCCGGTCCAACTCCCCGCCGGGCTCTGCCTCAGTTTGCCCGCTCTCCTGCGGCCCGGAAGGAGACCCCAAACCACCCAGGGGGAAGCACGTGGGGGTTAGAGGACGGAGTTGACTCTGTCCCCCTCCCGCCCGAGGTGGTCTGCCCTCCCTACAACCGTGAGGTAGAGAGAGGGGCTTTCCACGGGGAAGTTAAAATGGGACCctgaaaatcaaaatgaaagGCAGAGCCAGAGGGGCCCGAGGCCGACCCCCCCCACTCACCAAGACATGTTGCCACCATCCACATCTCCGCTGGATTCGGGTGACTCCTGGGACCTTCTGCCTCGGTTCATCTGAGTCAAGCAATCCAGGGAGGTACAAGGGACACAAGCCCCAGCATTAGGCTCTCCTtccgaacccccgacccccaagccgTGTAGGCAGTCAGACCCCTAGATCCTACTAAGTTTTCATCTCCAGTCTTTAGAGGGGGACCAGGCGACCCTCTTTGGATTGTCCTCCAACTCCAgattcccctcctgcctccctgtcctcttttTCCAGACCCAGGACCCCGGCCccatccatccccttcccccacagcctGGTTCCCCCCTTAAACTGGACTCTGCTGGGCAGGAGTGCCCGGCCTgagccctattattattattttgataataacaataatgccattcgttaagcacttactatgtgtcgggcaccgcactaagcgctggggtggatacaagcaaatggggttggacacagtccctgtcccacttggggctcacagtctcaattcccattttgcagaggagttaaatgaggcacagagaagctgagtgacttgcccaaggtcacacagcggacaagtggtggaggcgaaaccagaacccatgaccttccgcctGCCGGGCCCACGATCTGTCCACGACACCATGCGGCTACGTTGGGTCCTGAAAGGTCCAGGCTCCCGTCTCCGGCGCTGCCCCGCTCCGAGCCCTGCAGACCCCGGGGGTCCCTGCCTGCGACCCacctggaggtggggcattcctgGGGAGGTCGGGGGTCGCTCCTGATGGGGTGGTGGGCAGCCAAGGCGGCTCCGGGCCGCACCGTCCCTCACCCGCCTTGCCACCCCGAGCCTGCTGAGCTCACAATCCATCCAGGGGTGTGGGGGTCGAGGGCGGGGCCGGATggactctcctccacctccccccccaccacccactgCCGCAgattctgctcctccccattttgcagatcgaCAGACTGAGGCCTCCCGCTCTGTGCCCCAGGGGCCGAGCTGGAAACCTGCGGCTTCAGCCTCCAAGCCCCCGCGGGCTCTGGATTCGGGGACGGCGGGCCTAGACGCCCCGGCTAAGACCAGGGTCGGGGAGAGCGGAGCGGACTTGGGAGAGAGAACTCGAGGAAACGTGCggttattgtattcccccaagcgcttagtccagtgccctgcccacagtaagcgctcaataaatactcaagcagcagcttggcgtaggtcttgggttctaatcccgactccaccactagcctgctgggtgacctttggcaagtcacttcacttctctggccctcagttacctcatctggaaaatggggattgaaaccgtgagccccacgtgggacagggactgggtccaacccaatttgctggtacccaccccaacgcttagtatagtggccggcacatagtaagcgcttaataaataccataattattgtaatacgattgaatgaatgaatgacatagtaagcgctcgataaataccaccgatttctAAGTCCTGGCCCAGCTATCTCTCCCACAATTGACTTTCACCTCCTAACCCGGCTACTCTTTTTTCCAAACAAGGAGACCTGCTCAgcctcccatctccttccctgaaataATTTTCCAAGCCATTCCCCacgcctggaatgcctttccctactctccctcactgatccacctccttctctcctcctgtcttatttattgtgtttactgggtgcagagcgctgtactaagcgcttgggagagtacggcacaacaataaacagacacattccctgcgcacaacgaatttacagtcaagaggggaggcACCACAGAAAACTGCCTCCTCGCTCCCCTTTCGCCAAGCTCTCCTTTACTACAAAATCAATGattcggtggaatttattgagtgtttactctgcacagaacactgtattaagtgccttagaaagtataatttgagttggcagacccgtcccctgcccataatgagctgacaaaACAGAGATTGACCTACGCAATTCCCAGGCAGACTGAAATAACCCCCATCTCCCTGAACGAGGCTGAGGCCTTAGCATCGTTTAAAGACCGATGTTCAGGGTTTATCCAGCCCTGAGCTTaaccagcgcttggtacagtgctctgcacacagtaagcgctcaataaatgattgaacgaatgaatccagcCTCCCGTTCACCCTATAGTCTCTAATCTCcgaaagcactaataataataatgattatatcgtatttgttaagcacttactgcgttccaggcactgtactaagtcggcTTGTTTGAAAGGAAGAGAAGCTGGGTTAGGGAGGAGGTGAAAGCCAACTGTGGGAGAGACAGCTGGGCCAGGACTTAGAAATGACATAGGCTtactatgtcattcattcaatcgtattccaataattatggtattaagtgcttactatatgccaggcactatactagcagcgtggttcagtggaaagagcgcaggcttgggagtcagaggtcatgggttctaatcccggctccaccgttagtcagctgtgtgaccttgggcaagtcacttaacttctctgtgcctcagttacctcatctgtcaaatggggattaaaaaaactgtgagccccacgtgggacaacctgatcaccttgtatcccccagcgcttagaacagcgctttgcacatcgtaagcgcttaaataccacaatttttactaagcgtttggggtgggtacgagcaaaatgggttgggcacggcccctcacccacatggggctcgcatccccattttacagatgaggtaactgaggcactaccttcccccacctcactctccccccaccaaacacacacacacacacacacttcacaaCCTCCTTCCACCCTCCGTCCAACGGGGAACGGATCTGACAAGAGAACCTTCCCGTGCTGTTCCTCTTTCCTCAGTCTTTCCAGAACGGATGGTGGGGCCAGAGCTTGGGTGGGACCGAGGAATGGGAAGGGCTAGATTAGGGTGCCCGGCGCCAGTATCTCCAGGgagcccccctccctcagccccagggttAAGACTTGGAACCTTAGGTCCGGGAAAGGCCTGTTGGTGGTACATTGCCCGGCTTGAGCGGTTCCATTTGGCCAGGATTTTTAACTCTGGTCCTGGAGACTCCTGAGAACAGTTGCTCCTTCAAACCAGAATTTCTGCAGCCCTAATAGGGAGGTAGAGAGAGGGCAGATGGAGCCCGGGGCcagatcctgctgtgtgacctttggcaagtcacttcacttctctgggcctcagttacctcatctgaaaaatggggattgaaaccatgagccccacgtgggacatctttCTTGCACTATCTACCTCTACTTGCCCCAACACAGCACCGTGGATAGCTCTGACCCTTCTCCtacctgcctcctctttcctctgcccctgGTTTCCATGCTCTACCCAGGAACGAGACACCGAGGAATCTCCTAGAAACTTCCTTAAAGGGAGaaagctcctctagaccgtaagctccttgtgggcagggaacacgtttcccggctctgcgacttgtctgtggGGCCTTCGACAAGtcgcttgtctgtgccttagctacctcgaCGGTAATATGGGGATCAcgacttggagccccacgtgagacagggaccgtgtccaacctgattagcttgtaatgatcccagcacccagtacagggacgggtacaaagtaagcatttaaataccacaaaaaacaaaacaaaaacctgttgcattctcccaagtgctccgtacagttcTCCgcccacaggaagggctcaacaaataccactgaatgattgattgagaaaggagGTCATCATTGGACAACTTTCCAAAGTGTCAAGCCAGGATTTGATGGGGCTAAGGAATTTGCACCTACCCAAGCATCTACTAGAAAATAACGATAACGATAAATGGAGAACTGCTCTTCAGGTTACAGCTGCCACTACCGTCAATCTACTTAATGGATAAGGACGAGGATGGTCAACCTGATAAATGTCCAAGTCTTTTCCACACTAGGCACACAGATTGTTCTTCGCTGAGCTGTCGTTGTAGCTGACTCAGTTTTCAATTCTTCTTCTTAGTAGCAGTCTTCCCAGATGGTACGTTCGGGGAAAGCCTCCCTCTCCTGTCGGCCGCTCACCACGCAAGTCCATCTTGCTGCCGTCGCTTTCCAGCGGGCCATTGTTTCGCCTCATCATTTGGGATTGTGATCGCATAGGGTGTTAGGGACCATCTCCTAGGAAACAGCTGGGCGGGTGCCCTTCTCCATTTGATTTTATTAACAATAAATCAGTGATCTAAAGGCGAACAGAAACCTTGGTGTGAGTGACCACATAATCGTATTCTAGAATCGAGGGAAACAGGGAAATTGGAAAGATCACGTAAACAGATTTGAGGAAGACAAGTTTTAGCAAGCATAAGGTACAGGTAGAAAGGGCCCAACTGTCTCTCTTTCCGGACAGTTCTGCGGACTCAGGGACAGATTCTACCGATGTTTAGAAAGGACAAGCTGGCTGGATGGTTTGGGGCTTTGGTTCGTATCGAAAGGGTAAATTGGCCGTGTGGGAAGTAGGGAAAAACTGTGAAGCCCCTGTGGGAtgcagacagtgtccaacctgattatcttatacctatcccagtgctcggcacataataagtgcttcgcaaataccacaattatcattactattaagggGAAAGCAGCAAGAGGAAGGTGGAAGCTATAACTAATACCCCAGGATTGCCCCACCTTCTTGGAAATATCAGGTGACTTTGTCAACAGCCTTCTTTAATCCCTAGGCTTTCTCCTCGCACCGCAGCTCCCCAGATCTCAAGGGGGAGTCTGGGTTCAGGGCTGACCGGTTGGAACTTCTTCCAGGAATCAGAAATTAGTCACCAGTGGCAGTCCTATATTCAACCTCTAAATGTCCTAATGGAACCCAAGGCCAGTCAGAAGAGTTTTTCTTTCCATTGGGGGTCCTGCTGAGGTGAGCGGCCACTGGGTTTTCAATTAGGAGGAACCGCCTAAAGGGCaggtgaagagaggaaaagaatggGCAGAGGAGACGGAAtttgggagtggagggagagaagacagcAAGAGGCTGAGCTGGGGTCACGGGAACTACGGTTAGGCTCCCCCAGCCACCCTCTTAACTATGCTCGACCActtcgatggtattttttggagcacttactgtgcacaaagcaccatACTCAGCGCTTCTGTTTCTCTTGATGATTCGTCTCGGAATCCGGGACTGAGGCTGCCAAGTGAAAGGGCCAAGGTGTACGCAGTGGCAGCAGCTTATGAGACTGGCATACCCGTAGTCAAGAACAACGGTCTTCACTGGCATAGGCCACAGCAGAACGGGCACTCTCGTGGCCTGTCTAAGGCCTACGACTAAGCTATCTCGGTATCCTCACTGGATTAAGCCTCCGGGTTGGCAAAGTCAGGTCCCAGTCTCAGGACTGAGCTCAGTTCTAGAAACAGATCTAGCTTCTCTGATCCCCTTCTCCAGCCTAAGACCTCACCAGGCCCCAACCAAGCCAGTCAACGAAACCTCCGGGACAAAACCCAAGGGGGTTTGGATgtctcaccccctgcccccagcccctttcccaagcTGTTTGTCCTTGTCCCGCATTTTTGAAAAGAGTCACCACAAAATCCGGTTCTGGCAGAGAAGAGAAAAGCATGGAAGAGctggagacacagagaatgaagtgtcaaaaaagaagagggtggggactaaactagaagcagcagcacggtgtagtagatagagcacggacctgagagtcagaaggtcacgggttcttatcccggctcagtCACACGTCTGCCTgcatgaccctgggtaagtcacatcacttctctgggccttacgaacctcatctgtaaaatggggattaagagtgggagccccacgtgggacagggactgtgtccaaccaggttaacttgtatctacctcggtgcttagaacagtacttggcacataggaagtgcttaacaagtacagggAATAAAcagaaatccctgttctctcctagGTGCGCAGGGAGATCCACGAAAATGATCACACTTCACTCCCCAATCTgcctggagaaaagagaggagggaggagagggccagaAACAATCAATCACCGGGAGGGAGGTGGACGGGGGAGAGGAAGTGACTTGCTAGATGCCTAGAGTATCAGGGGGCAAGTGACTGTTCCCTGATTCCTTGGCTCCTTGCCCCAGGAGACTTTAATTAGCAATTGTCCCAGTCTTGCTCTCCTCCCCGTGGGGACCACTGGAATGGAAGTCCTCCCCCCGGGGCGAGAAGGTCTGAAGAGAATCGGTTCTGGGTGAGCTGCCGGAGCCTGGGCGGCTCTGGCTATCACTGGCTCAGTCCCTGGAAGTTGGGCTCTGTGCAAGGGGGCAGAGATGCCTGCTGGCTCAATAGCTTCTCCACCATGCTGATTTCAGCTTCTCGCTTCTCCACGTTTTCGTACGGCGTCCAGGACAGATCATGCTGAAGTTTGTAGGCCCCCAGGAAGTCGTGGGGGCAGCTGGCCCCCCACTCCTACAGAAGACGACAGAGAGGCTTCCGTTACAGCAACCGGCAGGCAAAACTTCTCCATTTTCTACcggtcccttccccctcccctcaaaaacaACATACTTCCCTATAAAAGAGTgggataccaacattaattaatgcaTGGTCCACGGCTAGGGTCCAGAAAAGGCACAGTTTAGGTCCTTGCAGCCGATGTGAACTAAAGGACAGCACCGCAGATCCAAACTGCGGTTTCATTTACCTTCTTTCAATCATTTCcacaaactccctccccttcggaGAGCTAAGGGATCTCTCAATAACGGCGAACGGTCAGTAGGAGCTAAACAATCCAtccgtgctatttactgagtgctcagtgtgtgcagagcactgtactaagtgcttcgaagagtacaatatactctctgagaagcagcatggcctggtgggtagaacacgggcctgggagtcatgaggacctgggttctactcccagttctgctacttgtctgcggtgtgaccttgggcaagtcacttcacttctctgtgctcagttccctcatctgtaaaatggggattaagactgagaggcccaggtcggacattgtgtccaacctgattagtctaccccagggcatagtataatgcctggcacaaaggaagcgcttgacaaataccctatgtgtgtgtgtgtgtgcagagctgtgaatatacatacatatacacacccatatttatactactaataataataataatgttagtatttgttaagcgcttactatgtgcagagcactgttctaagcgctgggggagatacagggtcatcaggttgtcccacatgaggctcacagttaaatccccattttacagatgagataactgaggcacagagaagtgagaagcagcgtggcgcagtgggaagagcacgggctttggagtcagggctcatgagttcgaatcccagctctgccacttatcagctgtgtgactgtgggcaaatcacttaacttctctgtgcctcagtgccctcatctgtaaaatggggattaagactgtgagccccacgtgggacaacctgattccctgtgttaaccccagcgcttagaacagtgctctgcacatagtaagcgcttaacaaataccaacattattattattaagtgacttgcccacagtcacacagctgacaagtggcggagccggaagtcgaacccatgacctatgactccgaagcccaggctctttccactgagccacgctgcttctcttatttatatATATCTCTGACCCCGTGCCCGGACCCAATTTCCAGGGACTGAGCCAGTGAGTGagccaatatatatatatacacacacaaacacatatacatatgcatGTATATGTCCCACACTGCATGtcccacattgagaagcagtgtggctcagtggaaagagcccgggcttgggagtcagaggtcatgggttctaaccctggctccaccgcttgtcagctgtgtgactttgggcgagtcacttaacttctctgggcctcagtgagctccgctgtaaaatggggatggagactgtgagcttcttgtgggacaacctgatgacctcgtatcccccccagcgcttagaacagtgccttgcacatagtaggcgcttaacaaatactcccattttagagtagcagcgtggctcagtgaaaagagtccgggcttgggagtcggaggtcatgggttcgaatcccggctctgccacttgtcagctgtgtgactgtgggcaagtcacaacttcgcggtgcctcagttacctcatctgtaaaagggggattaactgtgagcctcacgtgggacgacctgattaccctgtatctaccctagtgctcagaacagggctctgcaatagtaagcgcttaacaaataccaacattattattattattattatatgacagaattggtagacatgttccttgcctaccaGGAGCTGAGCAGCCCATTAGATAAACTATCTTCTGAcacgctggttgtgggcagggaacgcgtcagtTTGTCatctatttattgtttattgtactgtgcgctttgcaaatggtaagcgctcaataaatacaattgactggacgACCCAGAGCTCTGCCCTCCCTCAGGAAAGCCGCCTCCTACCTTCGGAGAAAGGATTGAGAAGTAGCGTTGACCACTCTCCCGCTGATACAGGAAGTAGATGTTGCCAGGTTTCTTCACCAAACTGCAAGCCGCGTGGTGCAGGTCGGCATCTCTGCGGGCCTCTTCTAACACCTTGAGCGAGCAGGCCGAGACACGGTGGAGGGGAGAACCCGAGCGCACCACCTCCGCCCTACCTCCTGCCAGAAGGCCTGGCATTACATAGCGGGATCCAGACCTCCTTGACCTTGTCGCTACGGCCACGCTGACAAGTCCCTCTGCCCTAAATTGGAATACCTGCAGCTTCTCTCCAAATTTCTcggccctttctcccttcccggaGGGAGAAGTTCAGcacactctccccatccccaccccaccccctgctacTCTTACTGTTGAGCTCTTGAACCGCGAGGGACCTAACTCCCCTAGACACAGTTTGTTAATGTTTTAATTCGACCTTTCATTGTCACTGTCCCTTATGTTTTTGTTTTATCATTTCCCCTTTCTTTAGGCACCTGTCGCCCGCTGTCCCACCCCCTCTATTTACAGACTATTAATCACTTGGGGAGCCAGGACCGTGTCTCATTCTCATCGATGTATTTTTTGCCAGCATTCAGCACGGTACTTCAGCCGCCACTTAACAACTGTTATCATTTTGGGTAAGCAAGATCTGAGAAGTGCACAAAGTGGACCGATCCCAATTGAGGTGGTATCTGAGCAGTGGAAGATCAGGGGACTCCCAAAATCCAAAAAACTAGTTCCGCCCCCTCCAAAGTCACTCTACTTTCCCGTGGCTTTTCCATTATTTCTCCTAGCTCCCTGGAGTCATTTTAAAGAGCAGTACGTGATATCGGAGTATGCACTCGGGCGAAGCGAGACGCCCAGTCTGGTGTCCGGCTTACCTTTCTGGCCTGGGCTTGTAAATGTCGGATCTGCTCAGCTATAGCGGTCAACCTGTTGCTGGCATTAGCGCGGACAAATTCGTCGGCCTGTAGGAGACAGAACACAATCCCATGAAGGTAAGCGAAGCCACTCTCTAGGGCGCTCATCTATCTGGTCCTGGGAATCGGGTTAGGCTGAGAGGCTGATGgagaatagtagcagtaataaaaataatgattatggtgcttgttaagcacttaaatgaagtgactttcccaaggtcacgcaccagacgagtggcggagccaggattagaacccatgacctcccaggcccgtattctgtcGGCTACGTCCAACTGACtcactagcagcagcagcatctgaaTGCCCACTTTGGGtggtgcactgtagtaagtgtttgggaatcggaggacaaAGAAGCgatactctccctgcccacagaggactTACATTCTAACGGGGCAGAcagaacataaaaatatttacaaactagAGTGGCCGAAAGAGTACCCCAATAATTAGATGAGCGCTTAAGGGGgagtgtaaataagttcataaaggAGATATGGCTCAAGGCGCTGGAAAATCAACTGGGGAAAGTTTATTGAAGGAGGTGGGGGATTTTAAGGGACTTTTGACTGTGGGGAGAGCTGCGGCTTGTCTGATGGGGAGAAAGTGTTCCAAGCTGGGGTAACGGCTTGAgtgtatattgtacattccaagcgcttagtacagtgctcggcacatagtaggcgctcaataaatactattgaatgaatgaatgagggaggggacAGACGTGGGAAGAGTTGAAAGCACGATACCGCTGGGATGCCctgggaggaacaaagacagCAAGCGGGGCAACAGTGGATGAAGACAGCAGCCAGGCATGGAGAGTACAGATCATAGATTTGTGCATCAGGAAATGACTcctcatttgtctgctttgtgaccttgggcaagtcacttcttagatgcctcagttgcctcatctgtaaaacaggtattaaaactgtaatccccaggtgggatatggactgtacaaccgatttgcttgaatctacccaacgcttagtagtgtctaccccagaatttagtacagtgcccagaacagtcagcacttaaataccaattttttttaaaaaaaaaggttgaatAGAGTCCAAACAGGGTGTGACCATAAG includes these proteins:
- the C5H1orf50 gene encoding uncharacterized protein C1orf50 homolog is translated as MAAGPPQPGAEGPMAGSAQGERPPGALVERGLTTSGLGLVNLPDGHRAADPLDLVELAHQVQKADEFVRANASNRLTAIAEQIRHLQAQARKVLEEARRDADLHHAACSLVKKPGNIYFLYQRESGQRYFSILSPKEWGASCPHDFLGAYKLQHDLSWTPYENVEKREAEISMVEKLLSQQASLPPCTEPNFQGLSQ